Proteins encoded together in one Numida meleagris isolate 19003 breed g44 Domestic line chromosome 17, NumMel1.0, whole genome shotgun sequence window:
- the AFMID gene encoding kynurenine formamidase codes for MVRWQDMALEELEEQYSPSRWSRRMDSESVIQAHIDVMTAGTQRAQAAARTSLHVPYGDGDGEKLDIYFPTDSSETFPVFVYIHGGYWQCLSKDASGFAAPTLLSQGVAVVAVGYDIAPKGHMDAMVLQVRRSLAFLVKQYHRIRGIYLCGHSAGAHLAAMVLSTDWTEFGVVPDIRGAVLVSGVYDLEPLVHTYVNSALNMSLEVAKRNSPILCVTQAVPVAASCEVLVAVAQHDSPEFHRQSQEYSQALRSAGWSVSLLDLASVDHFDIIEKLSEETYVLTQVILNMIARA; via the exons ATGGTGCGGTGGCAGGACATGGCTCTGGAG gagctggaggagcagtaCTCGCCCAGCCGCTGGTCCCGCCGCATGGACAGCGAGAGCGTCATCCAGGCCCACATCGACGTGATGACCGCAG GAACACAGAGGGCTCAGGCTGCTGCACGGACCTCACTGCACGTCCCCTATGGAGATGGGGACGGGGAGAAGCttgacatttattttcccaCGGACTCTTCTGAAA ccttcCCGGTCTTTGTCTACATCCATGGTGGATACTGGCAGTGCTTGAG TAAGGATGCGTCGGGTTTCGCAGCCCCCACACTGCTGTCGCAGGGCGTTGCAGTTGTGGCTGTGGGTTACGACATCGCTCCCAAAG GTCACATGGATGCGATGGTGCTCCAGGTGCGACGCAGCCTTGCCTTCCTGGTGAAGCAATACCACAGGATCAG GGGTATTTACTTGTGTGGACACTCGGCAGGGGCTCACTTGGCAGCCATGGTCTTGTCCACGGACTGGACAGAATTTGGAGTGGTTCCAGATATCAGAG GAGCTGTTCTGGTGAGTGGTGTGTATGACCTGGAGCCCCTTGTGCACACCTACGTGAACAGTGCACTGAACATGAGCCT ggaagtggccAAGAGAAACAGCCCCATCCTGTGTGTCACACAAGCAGTTCCTGTGGCTGCATCCTGTGAGGTGCTTGTGGCTGTGGCCCAGCATGATTCCCCAGAGTTCCATAGGCAGTCACAGGAGTACAGCCAG GCTCTGCGCTCGGCTGGTTGGTCTGTCTCTCTGTTGGATCTTGCCAGTGTGGATCACTTTGACATCATTGAGAAGCTGTCAGAGGAAACCTATGTCCTCACTCAG GTGATCCTGAACATGATTGCAAGAGCTTGA
- the LOC110407437 gene encoding probable low-specificity L-threonine aldolase 2 has translation MLAARGAGGALRRALLHGTGSRRGGAAMAGDSGAGGGAGSLRGGAALGCPQHVVDLRSDTVTQPSAAMRSAMARAAVGDDDYGEDPTVNELQHLAARILGMEDALFVPTATMANLIAVMCHCQRRGAQLLLGAQAHLHVYEHGGAAQVAGVHSQALPDLPDGTLDLGQLELAIREAHGSRYHPRPELICLENTHSSAGGRALPLTYLQQVRLLAERYGLRVHMDGARLMNAAVAQDVEPARIAQHCDSVSLCFSKGLGAPAGAVLAGRRAFVAEAWRVRKLLGGGMRQAGVLAAAARIGLEQAEVTLRRDHDNARRFAQGIEELNSPLCSVSLVAVETNIVMVEVKGLSPAELCAYLQAVSEEELAETGRAVSVLLFPWSERTVRAVWHRDISAHDTELALNKLGFVARKCQEKLAQGRGPGPRSTGGH, from the exons ATGCtggcggcgcggggcgcgggCGGTGCGCTCCGTCGGGCGCTGTTGCACGGAACGGGGTCCCGCCGCGGCGGCGCGGCCATGGCGGGGgacagcggggccgggggcggcgcGGGGTCGCTGCGGGGCGGAGCGGCGCTCGG GTGCCCGCAGCACGTGGTGGACCTGCGCAGCGATACCGTCACGCAGCCCAGCGCCGCTATGCGGAGTGCCATGGCCCGGGCCGCCGTGGGGGACGACGACTACGGCGAGGACCCCACGGTCAATG agctgcagcatctGGCCGCGAGGATCCTGGGGATGGAGGACGCCCTTTTTGTACCCACGGCCACAATGGCAAACCTCATCGCGG TGATGTGCCACTGCCAGCGCAgaggagctcagctgctgctgggtgcccagGCCCACCTGCACGTCTATGAGCACGGTGGGGCCGCACAG GTCGCAGGGGTCCACTCGCAGGCGCTGCCGGACCTGCCTGACGGTACCTTGGACctggggcagctggagctggccaTCCGTGAGGCCCATGGCAGCCGCTACCACCCCCGCCCTGAGCTCATCTGCCTGGAGAACACACACAGCTCGGCAGGCGGCCGGGCACTGCCCCTCACTTACCTGCAGCAG GTACGCCTGCTCGCTGAGCGCTATGGGCTGCGGGTGCACATGGACGGAGCGCGGCTGATGAATGCAGCGGTGGCTCAGGACGTGGAGCCGGCACGCATCGCCCAGCACTGCGACTCCGTGTCCCTGTGCTTCTCCAAG GGCCTGGGTGCCCCGGCCGGGGCCGTGCTCGCTGGACGCCGGGCATTTGTGGCAGAGGCCTGGCGGGTGCGGAAGCTGCTGGGAGGCGGCATGCGGCAGGCGGGCGTGCTGGCGGCTGCTGCCCGCATCGggctggagcaggcagaggTAACACTGCGCAGAGACCACGACAACGCCCGCCGCTTTGCTCAAG GCATCGAGGAGCTGAACTCgcctctctgctctgtcagCCTGGTGGCTGTAGAGACCAACATCGTGATGGTGGAAGTGAAGGGGCTGTCCCCGGCAGAGCTCTGCGCGTACCTGCAGGCAGTGAGCgaggaggagctggcagagaCGGGCCGTGCTGTCAGCGTCCTGCTGTTCCCCTGGTCGGAGCGCACTGTGCGCGCGGTCTGGCACCGTGACATCTCAGCCCATGACACCGAGCTCGCTCTGAACAAGCTGGGCTTTGTGGCTAGGAAGTGCCAGGAGAAACTGGCCCAGGGCCGGGGCCCCGGTCCTCGCAGCACAGGAGGGCACTGA
- the SOCS3 gene encoding suppressor of cytokine signaling 3 — translation MVTHSKFPAAGMSRPLDTSLRLKTFSSKSEYQLVVNTVRKLQESGFYWSTVTGGEANVLLSAEPAGTFLIRDSSDQRHFFTLSVKTESGTKNLRIQCEGGSFSLQSDPRSSQPVPRFDCVLKLVHHYMPPTPCAGPEQPGGALHPKRTYYIYSGGEKIPLVLSRPLSSSVSTLQHLCRKTVNGHLDSYEKMTQLPAPIKEFLDQYDAPL, via the coding sequence ATGGTCACCCACAGCAAGTTCCCCGCCGCCGGGATGAGCCGCCCCCTGGACACCAGCCTGCGCCTCAAGACGTTCAGCTCCAAGAGCGAGTACCAGCTGGTGGTGAACACCGTGCGCAAGCTGCAGGAGAGCGGCTTCTACTGGAGCACGGTGACGGGCGGCGAGGCCAATGTGCTGCTGAGCGCCGAGCCCGCCGGCACCTTCCTCATCAGGGACAGCTCAGACCAGCGGCATTTCTTCACCCTCAGCGTCAAGACGGAGTCGGGCACCAAGAACCTGCGCATCCAGTGCGAGGGCGGCAGCTTCTCGCTGCAGAGCGACCCGCGCAGCAGCCAACCCGTGCCCCGCTTTGACTGCGTGCTGAAGCTGGTGCACCACTACATGCCGCCCACCCCCTGTGCCGGACCCGAGCAGCCAGGAGGGGCCCTGCACCCCAAACGCACCTACTACATTTACTCGGGTGGGGAGAAGATCCCGCTAGTGCTCAGCCGCCCGCTCTCCTCCAGCGTCTCCACGCTGCAGCATCTCTGCCGCAAGACCGTCAACGGGCACCTGGATTCCTACGAGAAGATGACTCAGCTGCCAGCCCCTATCAAGGAGTTTCTGGACCAGTACGATGCCCCCCTCTAA